One Bacteroidota bacterium genomic window carries:
- a CDS encoding GIY-YIG nuclease family protein, which produces MYTVYVLFSEKFSKIYVGYTSDIIARLASHNELATKGYTVKYRPWKLIYTEIFELKAEALKREKQLKSAKGREFIWSLIN; this is translated from the coding sequence ATTTATACTGTTTACGTTTTATTTTCAGAAAAATTTAGTAAAATTTATGTGGGTTATACTTCTGATATTATTGCTAGGTTAGCTTCTCACAATGAACTTGCAACTAAAGGATATACTGTTAAATATAGACCTTGGAAGCTAATCTATACTGAAATATTTGAACTTAAAGCCGAAGCATTAAAAAGAGAAAAACAACTTAAATCAGCTAAGGGAAGAGAATTTATTTGGTCACTAATAAATTAG
- a CDS encoding GIY-YIG nuclease family protein produces MYTVYVLFSEKFSKIYVGYTSDIIARLTSHNELATKGYTIKYRPWKLIYTEIFELKAEALRREKQLKSAKGREFIWSLIN; encoded by the coding sequence ATGTATACTGTTTACGTTTTATTTTCAGAAAAATTTAGTAAAATTTATGTGGGTTATACTTCTGATATTATTGCTAGGTTAACTTCTCACAATGAACTTGCAACTAAAGGATATACTATTAAATATAGACCTTGGAAGCTAATCTATACTGAAATATTTGAACTTAAAGCCGAAGCATTAAGAAGAGAAAAACAACTTAAATCAGCTAAGGGAAGAGAATTTATTTGGTCACTAATAAATTAA